The genomic stretch ATCCAGCTCGCCGAAGGCTTCGGCGGCGCTCGTCTGAGCGAGGCTCTTCCAGGCGGCGTCCTCCTGGGCGCGACCGGCCAGCGAGGTCGGCTGCGCACCCGGCGCGGCGCAACCGGCAAGCCCCAGCAGCAGGGTGCAGGCGAGAAGCGCAGAGACGGGCTGGAAGCGGGAAGTAGCCATGGGTCGAGCCTCCTTGAAGCGGGTGTTAAGACAATGTATCGTTCCCTTCTCGAAGGATTCGGTTAAATATCGAACAAGGTTGAGTAAAAGCTAGCAACAAGTTCGAATCACGCGCCACGACGAAGCCCCGATCCGGCAGCGGATCGGGGCTTCGTCGTGGCCGTCACCCGGCTCAGACCGCGGTGCGCGCCGGGAAAATCAGCGCCAGGCCGTTCTCGATGAGATCCCGGCGATCGCCGCTCGTCATGAGGGCCCTGAGGCCGGTCAGGAGGTGCTCCCGCACCTCCGGCAACAGCTCTTGCCGCACGAGGAGCTCGAGGACTTCGAGGCGCAGCAGCCAGTCCTCGGGGAACTCCCGGTCGAGGCGATGCGCGACCTCGGCAAGGGCCTGAGCGATCTTCTCGGTGTCCGGGGACGTCTCGCGCAGGGAGCGAACCTGGCCGTAGAGCTGCTGCAAGCCTCCAAGGCGCGGCTCGACGGCGGCGCCGGCCGCCTCGGCGCCGTCGAGCCGCGGGGCGACGAGGGGGTAGCGCACGTCGGGGTAGGCGGCCTCCACCGAGGTGACGCGCTCCCCCACGGCCATGTCGAAAGCCCCCCAGGCGGGCTGGAAGAGGACCTCGCCCCGATAGGTCACCGTGCAAGCGTCGAAGCCGATGAGGACGATCCGCCCGTCCTCGCGGTGCACGTCGCGCACCCGGCCCTCGACCTTCACCCCCGATTCGAACGCCAGGGTGCAGGAGTGCCCCGGCACCAGGCCTGACCGCAAAAGCTCGGCCTCGCCGAAGGCCTCGAGGGGCAGCGACTCGCCAGCGAGCTTGCCGATCGGCGAGCCGAAGCCCTCGGCGTGGTGCCCCACGTCGTGGCCCGCGAGCACCCTGCCCTGGAAGGCAAGGGCGGTGGGGCCCGCGCAGTGGAGGTAGACGGCCTCGCCCGCGGCGTCGCGGCGCAGCTGGCCGATGACCCCGATCGCCTGCAGGCCCGAGGAGAAGGTCGTCGTCACGGCACTGCCCGCGGCCAGCGCGATGTCGAGCGCGTAGGTGCCCCCCCGTTTCCAGGCCATGCGATCCGCGAAGACGCGGGTGGCCTCGAGCAGCTGCTTGAAGCTCTCGCAGACGAAGAGCTGGGGCTGGTAATCCGTGATGTCGTACCCGGTCGAGACGCAGGCGTCCAGGTCGAACGAGAGCTTGCGAACCGCGTCGGTCAGGCAATGCTTGCTCTCGCCGACCGACGAGAGCAGGCCGGCCCCGTAGATCCGTGGGCGTTCGAGCGACCCGATCAGCCCGTACTCGACCGTCCACCAGTAGAGCCGCGAGACCATGGCCGCCTCGGAGACCATCGTCGCCGCCGCGCGTGTGCGCTCGAAGCGCGCCTCGGCCTCGGCGATCGCCTCGGGAGTTGCGGTGGGGTCCTCCTTGAGATCCGACAGGAGGCGGATCGCCTCGTAGAGAGCATCGTCCTCGTGGGAGGCGATGGCCTTGACCCCGAGCTTGCAGATGGCCTCGAGGTAGGCCGCGAAGGTCGGATCGTTGAGGATGGGGGCATGGCCTGCCGACTCGTGGATGATGTCCGGGGCCGGCGTGTAGGAGATGTGCTCGTGCGAGCGCATGTCGGCCGCGATGGGCAGGATGCGGTGGGCCTGGAAGTCCATGAAGGCCGCGGGCGGGATGAACCCCCGCACGTTGACGGCCCGCCAGCCGATCTTGGCGAGGCTCTGGTCCTGGTGCGAGGTCCGGGGGATCGACTCCACCTCGATCCCCGCGGCGCCGAGGCCCCCGAGGTAGGCGGGATCGGCGTGATCCTCGAGGAAGGCGACGTTCTGCCGCATGACGTAGCGCCACACCGCCTGGTCGATCGGGGTGTAGGCGTCGTAGTCCTGCGTGACGACCAGCGGGCGCAGCTGAGACGGGACCTGGTTCTGCATGATGCTTACCTCTTGGTGGATGGCATACGCAATAATAGCAGCCCCTGAAGCAATCGACACGGCCCACGATCGACAAGAGGGCTCAGGCGGGTTCGGCCGCTGCGCCCCGTCGAACGACACACCGCCTCAACCGGGACTCAACAATGGCGGAAAGCGGCCATGCAACTAATAGCGAAAGGTGTTCAGGCATGCAAGCGAAAGGAGCCACGCCATGCGAAAAGGGATCTTGCTCACGGCCCTCGGGATAGGGCTCGGGGCCCTGGCGGCCAGCCCCGCTCAGGCCGCGATCGACGCCAAGATCATCATCCAGCCCGGTATCGTGATCGCCCCGGCGCAGCCCGTGGTCGAGGAGCGGGTGGTCGTGGTGGAGCGCGAGCGGCCGGTCGTCAGGAAGCGGGTGGTCGTGGTGGAGCGCGAGCGCCGGCCCGGCTACAAGCACGGCCACCGGCACGGCCGCGGGTGGGATCACGGCCGCGACGACGAGGAAGTGGTGTTCATCAGGCGATGAGGGCGCCCCGGCGAGGGGCGAGGGAGATCCCTCGCCCCCGTCAGTCCGATGCGCCCTGGGGCTGGGCGATCCTACCAAGGATGCTGAGGAAGGCGTGCAGGACGGGGGACGCGTCATCCCGGCGCCATATCGCCACCATGTCCGAGACGGCATCCGGGTCGGCGATGGAGGCAAAGGTGACCCCGCTCCAGGCGAGTTGGCGCAGCGAGGTCGGAACGATGGATACCCCGATCCCGGCGGAGACCAGGCTCATGATGGTCGTCAACATGACGGGCTCCTGCACGATCCGCGGGGTGAAGCCCAGGGCCAGACACAGGCGCACGATCTGGTCGTGGTAACTCGGGTAGACGCGCTGCGGCGAGAGGATGAATGGCTCGCTGGCGAGGGCCGCGACCGAGATGGCCTCCTGGCCCGCCAGACGATGCCCGGCGGGAAGCACGATCGCCAAGGGCTCGCGACTGACGGTCGTCATGTGCAGGGTCGCAGGGAGCTGCTGCCGAAAGTGCTCTGCGTCCGCCCGGTACAGGCCCACGTCCAGGGTGCCGTCCTCGAGGGTCTCGAGCCTGAAATCCGAGGTGTGCTCATGCAGGTCGAGCACCACGTCGGGGTACTCGCTTCGAAAGGCGCGGCAGATCTCGGGGAGGAGCTGATAGCTCGCCGAGTTGACGAAGCCGAGCCTCAAGCGACCGATCTCGCCGCGGTTGGCTCGCCGAGCGGTCCGGACCGCCAGGTCAAGCTGAGCGAACAGGCGATAGACCTCATCGAGGAAGGCCCCGCCCGCCTCGCTCAGCTGGACGCGGCGATTGGTGCGGTGGAAAAGGGTGACGCCCAGCTCCTCTTCCAGCACGCGGATCTGGTGGCTGAGCGGGGGCTGGGCCATGTGGAGGCGCTCGGCGGCCTTTCCGAAGTGGAGCTCCTCGGCGACAGCCACGAAGTAGCGCAGGTGACGCAGTTCCATGGCCCCATGATACTCGCTGGATCTCATTCTCGCACGATACAAATATTGGACGTATCAATATACATGCCCCATGATGGAAGGCATGCTTGAATGGCGCGGCGGCGGGATCGCGGCGCTTTGGAGAAAGGAGTTCCAGGGATGCGGATGATCGAGACGGATCCGACACGGCGGCTCGCCGCTCGCTCGGCTCGCATGCAGAGCTCCGCGATCCGTGAAATCCTCAAGCTGACCCAGCAGCCTGACATCATCTCGCTGGCCGGCGGCCTGCCCGCCCCCGAGCTCTTCCCGCTCGAGGCCATGCAGCAGGCGAGCAATACGGCCTTCGGCAAATACGGACCCGTCGCCCTGCAGTACGCCCCGACCGAGGGGGTCGTGCCCCTGCGCGAGCTGATCGCCTCGACGCTCCCCTTCCCCACCCGCAGCGACCAGATCCTGGTGACCTCGGGCTCCCAGCAGGCCCTTCACCTGGTGGCGAAGATCCTGCTCGATCCGGGCGACCTGGTGGTCGTGGAGAGCCCCACCTACCTCGGCGCGCTCCAGGCCTTCGACGCCTACGAGCCGGAGTACCTGGTGGTCGGTTCCGATGACCAGGGCATGATCCCCGAATCGCTCGAGCACGTCCTTTCGACCGCGCCGGTGCGCCCGAAGTTCATCTACATCATCCCGAGCTTCCAGAACCCCTCGGGGACGAGCCTTCCCGAGGCGCGCCGCGAGGAGATCGTCGCCATCGCCGAGCGCCACGACGTGCTGCTGGTCGAGGACGATCCCTATGGCCAGCTCGCGTTCGACGGCCGCCCCAAGGCGCCCCTGCGGACGCACAGCCAGAGCCACGTCCTCTACCTCGGGTCCTTCTCGAAGGTCTTCGCACCGGGCCTGCGCATCGGCTACGTCGTGGCCCCCGACGAGCTGCTCACCTACCTGGTGCGAGCCAAGCAGGCGACCGACCTGCAGACGGGCACCCTCGACCAGTACCTGGCAGCCGAGACGTTCGAGGTCATCGACATGGCGTCCCACCTCGCGCGCCTGCGCCAGGTCTACGGCGAGCGCTGCAAAGCGCTGGTCACGGCGATCCGCACCCACCTCCCGGAGGGGACCCGGTGGACCGAGCCGACCGGAGGCATGTTCGTGTGGGTGAGCCTGCCGGGCGGCCTCTCGAGCGAGGAGTGCCTGCCCGAGGCGCTCGCGCGCGGGGTGGCCTTCGTGCCCGGCGCGTCGTTCTGCGTGGACGGCAGCGGGCTCTCGTCGATGCGGCTGAACTTCTCGAACGTGCCGCCCGGCAAGCTCGACGAGGGCGTCAGGCGCCTGGCCGACGCGATCGCCGCGCAGTCGAAGAAGGCCCTCGTCGCCCGCTGATCGAGCCGCCTCCTCATCCCTTCATCCAATCCCCGCCGGCCACGCCGGCGGGGATTGGCCTATTCGAGCCAGGCTCTCGCCCTGACGATCGCTCCTTCCTGAACACCAGTCGAGGGTTATCCCCCCTCCCCACTTTCCACCCCCCGGGGACGACGCGTCTTCTCTGGCGTCGGAGAATCTGCGCGCAGTCTCACATAAACATGAAGCAAAAACGCCGAAGTGTTTCATGTGCTGCCGCCGGGGCCAGGATTCGGTCAGGAAGCGGCTATTCGATTTGCGGAACAATCGAGGACTTGGTAAGATCGACGATTATGAGCACAACCAATTTGAGTTCGTCCCGCGTCCTGAATGCCACGCTCGCAAACCGGGTGATGTCCGCCGAGGATGCCGCAGCCCTGATCGGGTCGGATACCCAGATCGGAATGAGCGGTTTCACCGGTTCCGGCTACACCAAGGACGTTCCGCTGGCGCTGGCGCGTCGCATCGCGGAGGCCCATCTGCGAGGCCAGCGCTTCCAGGTGAACATCTTCACCGGCGCCTCGACCGGTCCGGAGCTGGATGGCGCCCTGGCCATGGCCGGTGGCATCCAGCTCCGCCTTCCCTACCAGTCGGACCCGGAGACCCGCAAGCGCATCAACTCGGGCGAGATGGACTACATGGACATCCACCTCAGCCACGTGGCACAGCACGTCGAGTACGGCTTCCTGGGCAAGCTCGATTACGCCCTCATCGAGGTCGCCGCGGTTCTCGAGGACGGTCGGCTCGTCCCCAGCACCTCCGTGGGCAACAACAAGACCTGGATCGAGCAGGCGGACAAGATCATCCTCGAGGTCAATGCCTGGCAGCCCATGGAGCTCGAGGGCATGCACGACATCTACTACGGGATGGCGCGCCCGCCTCACCGCCAGCCCATCCCCCTGACCTCGGCGGGCCAGCGCATCGGCACGCCCTACCTCGAAGTGCCGCTCGACAAGGTCGTCGCGGTCGTGCCGACCAACTCCCCTGACCGCAACACCGCCTTCAAGGCCCCCGACGCGGTCTCGCAGCGGATCGCCGGCCACATCCTCGAATTCCTCGAGTGGGAGGTGAAGCAGGGGCGCATCCCCGC from Pantanalinema sp. encodes the following:
- a CDS encoding aromatic amino acid hydroxylase; the encoded protein is MQNQVPSQLRPLVVTQDYDAYTPIDQAVWRYVMRQNVAFLEDHADPAYLGGLGAAGIEVESIPRTSHQDQSLAKIGWRAVNVRGFIPPAAFMDFQAHRILPIAADMRSHEHISYTPAPDIIHESAGHAPILNDPTFAAYLEAICKLGVKAIASHEDDALYEAIRLLSDLKEDPTATPEAIAEAEARFERTRAAATMVSEAAMVSRLYWWTVEYGLIGSLERPRIYGAGLLSSVGESKHCLTDAVRKLSFDLDACVSTGYDITDYQPQLFVCESFKQLLEATRVFADRMAWKRGGTYALDIALAAGSAVTTTFSSGLQAIGVIGQLRRDAAGEAVYLHCAGPTALAFQGRVLAGHDVGHHAEGFGSPIGKLAGESLPLEAFGEAELLRSGLVPGHSCTLAFESGVKVEGRVRDVHREDGRIVLIGFDACTVTYRGEVLFQPAWGAFDMAVGERVTSVEAAYPDVRYPLVAPRLDGAEAAGAAVEPRLGGLQQLYGQVRSLRETSPDTEKIAQALAEVAHRLDREFPEDWLLRLEVLELLVRQELLPEVREHLLTGLRALMTSGDRRDLIENGLALIFPARTAV
- a CDS encoding LysR substrate-binding domain-containing protein, coding for MELRHLRYFVAVAEELHFGKAAERLHMAQPPLSHQIRVLEEELGVTLFHRTNRRVQLSEAGGAFLDEVYRLFAQLDLAVRTARRANRGEIGRLRLGFVNSASYQLLPEICRAFRSEYPDVVLDLHEHTSDFRLETLEDGTLDVGLYRADAEHFRQQLPATLHMTTVSREPLAIVLPAGHRLAGQEAISVAALASEPFILSPQRVYPSYHDQIVRLCLALGFTPRIVQEPVMLTTIMSLVSAGIGVSIVPTSLRQLAWSGVTFASIADPDAVSDMVAIWRRDDASPVLHAFLSILGRIAQPQGASD
- a CDS encoding PLP-dependent aminotransferase family protein, with product MRMIETDPTRRLAARSARMQSSAIREILKLTQQPDIISLAGGLPAPELFPLEAMQQASNTAFGKYGPVALQYAPTEGVVPLRELIASTLPFPTRSDQILVTSGSQQALHLVAKILLDPGDLVVVESPTYLGALQAFDAYEPEYLVVGSDDQGMIPESLEHVLSTAPVRPKFIYIIPSFQNPSGTSLPEARREEIVAIAERHDVLLVEDDPYGQLAFDGRPKAPLRTHSQSHVLYLGSFSKVFAPGLRIGYVVAPDELLTYLVRAKQATDLQTGTLDQYLAAETFEVIDMASHLARLRQVYGERCKALVTAIRTHLPEGTRWTEPTGGMFVWVSLPGGLSSEECLPEALARGVAFVPGASFCVDGSGLSSMRLNFSNVPPGKLDEGVRRLADAIAAQSKKALVAR
- a CDS encoding acetyl-CoA hydrolase/transferase family protein, whose translation is MSTTNLSSSRVLNATLANRVMSAEDAAALIGSDTQIGMSGFTGSGYTKDVPLALARRIAEAHLRGQRFQVNIFTGASTGPELDGALAMAGGIQLRLPYQSDPETRKRINSGEMDYMDIHLSHVAQHVEYGFLGKLDYALIEVAAVLEDGRLVPSTSVGNNKTWIEQADKIILEVNAWQPMELEGMHDIYYGMARPPHRQPIPLTSAGQRIGTPYLEVPLDKVVAVVPTNSPDRNTAFKAPDAVSQRIAGHILEFLEWEVKQGRIPASLLPLQSGVGNIANAVLFGLADGPFENLTSYTEVIQDGMIGLLRSGKLAYASATAFSLSPEAHSDVMAHLEEFRERIVLRPQEISNHPEIIRRLGVIAMNGMIEADIYGNINSTHVMGSRIQNGIGGSGDFARNGYLSIFMAPSIAQKGAISTIVPMVSHVDHTEHDVGVIVTEQGLADLRGLSPRQRARLIIERCAHPDVRPMLEDYLDRAERLSYGKHTPHLLADSLSMHQRYLRTGRMFGRESD